Below is a genomic region from Rhinatrema bivittatum chromosome 8, aRhiBiv1.1, whole genome shotgun sequence.
CATCAGAGTCTCCTGCTACCTTTCTCCATACTTTGCCATCTAGGTGTGTCGCTGCGTGATAGAGTACTTCCACCGGCAGATatggaaccatctgaagaggtgatGGCAATTCCCACTGCTTGAAGAATATCTGCTGCTTCTGTAACCTTAGAGATCCGAGATGTCACTCCAGCGATAGTGAAACTCAGGCCAAAGGGAAATAACCATCTATACTTGGTATTGTTACTGCAAAGCATAGCAACACAATTTCTGAACTCCCGGTGCTTTTGAATAGTAGAGATGGCCAAGTCCTGGTATATTTCCACCTTGTGACCCTTCCAGAACACAGGCCCTGATTTTCTAGCTGCCAGAGCAATGTCCTCCTTTTGAGAAAATCTATGAAAGCAGGCAATTATATCCCTGGAGTGATTTATTACGTGCTGCTCCCAGGGCCCTGTGTGCTCTTTCCGGCTTCACCTCCAGTGCTTCAGGAGATTCCGAATCTGAACCCAGGACTTGTGCACATATGCTAGACACCAATTGCAAATTCAGGGTTCTCCGGGATCCCCCTGAACCTCAGGTTAGCTCTCCgcgacctgttttccaggtcctcaGTCCGGTTTAATAAATCAGAGTTGTATTGCAGGAGTTTGTTTTGAGAGAGCTTGCAGCTTGCAAGCTCCGAGGCCTGGTCTTCCATGCGGACTTCAGTCTCCTTCACCCACCTCCCCAGGTCAGCCAAGTTCCCCTTCAATTCTGCCAGCAGGccatgaatttcttttttttaagcctGCCATATCGCTGCAGAGCTCtccaaaccaattttaaaaaatctacgtTGCTCAGTGCACCATCCCCCGCTCCGGCGCTACCATCCCCGCTCACCTGCTCTCCGCTGTCTGTGCTGGACTCATGCAGCATAGCAGCAATTGCGAAAGAAAATTTTTGCAGGTCTATTTTTTCCTGAGCTGCCATCGCTGCACCACAAGAAGCTGCCAGGATAAAAAAATCAGACGGTGTTGCCCTGCAGGAACCCGATGCAGAGGGATTTAGAAGGGTTGGCTCGGGAGCTCTGGGATCATGCGACCATTACCGACAGTGGCGTCACTTCCTCCCCAGGTGAATGATTTCTAAGCATGACAGAGGCAGTTAGTCTAGGAGGGTAAATCTGTCTTTGTGTGGATAGTGACAGGATAGTGTTTGTGTAAGCTCTTCTGTGCTGTGGTCTTAGTCATACATTTGGGGTGTAGAAATCACAAAAGTGCTATATGCGATGGGGGGTGAGATGCTGGTACTGACCAGTAGAAGGACTTcgggatgatagtgtctgataatctcAAGATAATAAAACAGTATGGTCAGAGCCAGAATTATGGTAGGGGGCATAGGGAAAGGGGTAATCACTAGAAAAAAAAGATGTGATAATCCCTCTGTAAAGGTCATAGGTCATTGATGAAGCCTCATAGAGTACTGTATTCAATTCTGGAAGCATATCTCATAAAggatagagagagactagaaatGGTCCAGAAAAAAGCAATTAAAAGCTATATGAGTTCAGACTGAatgacctaaatatatataccagaggagaggagagagggaagatatgatagatatttaaatatcttaaaggtATTAATGCACCAAAAACCTTTTCCAATAGAAATAAACTTATAAAACTAGGGAGTCATGATGTGCTACTCCAAAAGAGTAGACTCTGaaacaatatcagaaaatattttttctaaggGAAGGTGGTGAGTGCCCTTCCAGAGAAGATGGTAGACTCAAAAATGGTGATGGAATTCAGATGGGTGTAGGATAATGGGTGCAGAGGATACCTACGGTCAAGCGGAAGCATGGCGCAGCAGTTCAACCCAAAAACAGCAGTAAAAGGAATGCACGGAGGTAACTTCACGGAGCAGCAATTATAACCCTAAATCAAAGGCACAGGgctaacctgcatagagcagagTTACAACCTTAAAACatcttcctgggcagactggatgggccattttggtctttatctgccttcatttactatgttatctgtGTTATTGTAGGTTAAATATATCCATCGAATGCAAGAGAGTTTCCAGCTTGGACCAAGCAACAGTGGACTGGGCCTTTGAATTAACTAAAACTAATATGGAAAGCTTGTAAGTACCTTTAGCTAGGTCAGGCATCTGAGGGAGAGCAGAGAAACATGGTGATCTTATTAGACATGCAATGGTGTTAACTGCCTGGCAGGCCTCCATGGGGGGCCTTGAAAATAGACTGTGTCTTCCACATCATATAGAGCCCTGAGAAACATGGGTAACAGCAGCGTAAGCCTGGATTTCCCGCatgggggaggagggtagaggCTTGCTGTGGTATTGCAGATACACTAAGCTGGCAATCAGAATTTGTGTGAGGCAAGGTAAATGTATCGTGGTCTCTAAACAGTTCCTCTTATTTGGCATATGTCACTTCCTGCACAAACTTATCTACTCCACATTCTAAACAGGTCCATGTTTGAACTGCACCCATCTCTAATTAGTAAACTGGTAGGCAGAACAATTAGTTCATTAGTTATTCAGGTATTATTGATTTCTTCTGATTAATTTCTTCCTTGTGATTTAGAGATTTCTAGGACGTATGAGATGTTTCTTATGGCATAAGATGTTCATGCCACGCAATGTGAGATAACCAGTCATTCTCTGCTTCCCAGTCTTCATTCAAACCACATATAATAagccattcttatgttcttattctatgTGCCACTCTCAGGACGGCTCCATCAGTAGTGTGTGACCTCGAGCACTTTCTCAGTAGTCTTCATAGAATCTTAGAGCACTGTTTTTATTTCCCTCCTCCACAGATATGAGCAGAGCGAGTGGGGGTGGAAGGACCGGGAGAAGCGGGACGAGTTGACAGATGAAAGAGCATGGTACTTGATTGCGTGGGAGGAAGGCCCTTCCCCAGTGGCCTTCATTCATTTCCGTTTCGATGTGGAGTGCGGAGATGAAGTCCTATACTGGTGcgccctgactttttttttttttttcccatgtgcGCATGGATGCACACAGGATACTTaaggagttctgtttttgatgtgtTTTGCTTGCTACATATGGGATGAATTACTCTAGACTTCAGTAGCTCTCTGAGAGTTTGGTGTCTATCTCTACCCTGGTACCAGAGTAGCACTGGGTTAAGATAGGCCAAATTAACACAGGAAAATCAACTTTCTTGTCCTCTCTCCTTAAGGAAactgttttatcccaggacaagcaggatgctagtcctcacatatgggtgacatcagtaatggagccctatgtacggaaaacttctataaaagtttctatgaaacttttgactggcaccagagtgcctactgagcatgcccagcatgtcatgatattccctgccacaggggtctcccttcagtcttcttttttccgcgaagcagttagcctcgcggtcgTTAGGAGTCCTGTGGAATTCTCCACAACTTTTACTTACAGAAAAGTTAAAAAACTTCAaaccgcaaagggtctccccTTAGTAACACcgatcgcggtaagtttttccattttcgcggttccgttccgctttttccaaattttttgtCCTGAGTCATTGGCCGTCGATGGCTGTCCGGCCCCAAAATGGCTTCAGGCTTCAAAAAGTGTCCCAAATGCACCAGGAACATAtccattacggaccctcaccAGGACTGTCCTCTGTCTCGGTGAAGGGCATGATGTAAAAACTTGTCCCTTGTGTGCCACGATGACTTCAAAGGGCCGACGTCTACGagtggagaaaatggagcagttgtttAAAATACAGATTGTATCAGCTCCATCCACCtcaacacaatcgtctccggctgggtcgattcgAAAAGTCGTATTTAAAAAACGTCTACCAGGTGAGTCAGGAGAcgctcccctttcctccccctcaccatcgtccaggGCGTCGACATCGGGCAGTGAAAAAGCCCGCGAAAAAGACAAGCATCGGCATCATAGGCCGCATACGGCATCCGCTACCTCGATACCCGGTGAGCCATCGACAGAGGGCGGTACACCGACTAAGAAACCTCGGCTCCAGGGTCAGGCTTCAGAGCCATCGACAGGGCGATCCCCGCCGATTCCGGCGCAGGGAACCGTGCCTCCTCggctctgaggaggtaccggcatcgccgCCACcacctccccccatgggtgctctgttctcaccatccatgcgggcggaacttgatgtaTATATACGTCAAGCGGTCAGAGATGCTTTCATCGAGGCGATGCCACGACCTCAGCCATCTACACCAGCGATGCCCTCGACACCGATCCCGATGACATCCCCGGATCCAACACTGGTGCTCTCGATGCCGATTCCACCGCAACCGTCGATGCCGATGGTGCCGGTTCTGGCGTCTATGCCAACGATGCCGTCGATTCCCATTCGgccaccggcaccgatgccaccaTCGATGACAGTTCAAGAATcctccatttttcaaccattaatgGATAAATTGGATTCCCTAATTCAGGCTTTTTCTGCTTCACCTCAGGAATTGGATCCACATCAAGAACCactgcctggtccatcaggaATTATTCCGCCTGTCAGACCACGTACCCCAATGTCTGAGGTCCCATTTAATCCACTTAGACCATCAGAACATCCACTAGATACTGGTACTGACTCAGAGAATGATAtatcatctgaagaagatatcctatctgaaccttcaccaccagaggacagaaggaaatcaccatcagaagatctttccttctctaatttcataaaagaaatgtctgacactatcccattctctctcctctcagaAATAGACACTAGGCAGAAAaccttggaggtccttcagtttGTGGATCCCCCTAAAGAAATACTAGCCATTCCAGTGCACGAGGTCCTGCAAGAGCTAATGTACCGGATGTGGGAGCcccctggctctgtggcagcaGTTAATAAACGAGTTGATGCCACTTATCTCGTACAACCCATTCCAGGGTTCCAAAAGTCTCAATTgccacaccaatctgtagtggttgaatcagcccagaaaaaggctaagagGCTCAAACAACATGCTTCCACACCTCCAGGTAAAGACAGTCGTTTCCTTGACAGCTTAGGAAGAAAAAtcttccaaggagcaatgctggttTCACGAATAAACTCATACCAACTATTCATGAACCAGTATCAAcgtgacctgtggaaacaggttgaaaCACTTTCCCAACATTTACCTGACCAATTTTAGGACGGTTTCCTTCGCCTCgtgcataagggcctagaagcaggcaagcacgaggtgAGAGCCACTTACGATTCCTTTGAAACAGCCTCCCGGTTATCGGCATCAGGTATCACagctcgaagatgggcctggttgaaatcttCTGaactcagaccagaagtacaagAAAGGTTGGCAGACCTACCTTGTCTAGGGgaaaacctttttggagacaaggtcaaagaGGCGGTGGCAACCATAAAGGACCACACGGAAACCCTGAAACAGTTGTCTCAACTTCCTCAGGAGACACATcaaccttctaggaggcctcctagaagagaagtcaGGAAACCGTACTATTGCCCTCGacgatattatcctcctgctaccagagccagacagcaacgCCCTACACAGCGTTCCCAAACTCGACAGAGGCCTACTAGGCCCCAGCAGCCTGCGCCTACTGCATCCACgtcaggcttttgaaaaccagccagagagcagaaaccattcccaaaatcctcttccacacttaccagtgggaggtcgaatAGCTTATTAccatcaaacttggacctccatcacaacagaccaatgggtactctcaattagagctcaagggtaccgcttggatttcctcactgtaccaaacgaaaatcctcctctttcatcttggacagtgtctcatcactccacaattctacaagcagaattatccacccttctgaatgccagggccatagaacaaGTTCCCAGGCCTcggtggggcagaggattctactcccgatatttcctcattccaaagaaaactggaggcctacgtcctattctagacctcagaaatctcaacaaatttctaaagaaagagaaattcaggatggtatcgttaggcaccatgctacctcttcttcaaaaaggagattggctctgctctctggatcttcaagacacttacgctcacattcccatctttccccctcatcgacagtacctgtGATTTCTGGTGGAAGGgcaacacttccaatatcgagtatTACCATTcagcctagcctcagcacctcgagtattcacaaagtgtcttgcagtagcggtggcacatcttcacaaacaaagagtgcatgtgtttccttacttggacgactggctcatcaggagtcaaacacaaagcggagctctcacttctctcaagctcacaataaagttgcttcactccttgggattcctcatcaattacgagaaatcccatctctcaccatctcaccagttgcagttcataggtgcagatctcaacaccatcacagcaaaagcttttcttccaagagactgTGCTCAAGCGCTCGTTCTCCTAGCGCACTCTATTCGCAATCagtctcgagttacagctcatcagtgcctcaccctactcggacacatggcctcaacagttcatgtcactcccatggccagactgaccatgcgactaatgcaatggacactcaaagatcagtggattcaagccattcaaccattgtccactcccattcagataacacaagatctgaactcttcccttctctggtggacgtcTAAGGATCAACTTGCTcaagggcctacctttccagcaaccagttccacaaatgactttaactacagatgcatccaccttagggtggggagcacatattggtcatctaaagacgcagggcacgtggacaaaacaagaagcctcctttcaaataaactttctggagcttcgagctatacgctatgcactacatgcgttcaaggactgcctttcacacaagactgttctgatccaaacggacaacacagtagccatgtggtacatcaacaaacaagggggaacaggttcctacctcctttgtcaggaagcagctcaaatttgggactgggccctagcacactcaattcttctacgggccacctacctagcaggcatccacaacacagtagcggatcgcctcagccgtcacttccaaccacacgagtggtctctagacccaacgctagcaaccaagatatttcaacggtggggtcaaccaacaatagatctctttgcatcccatctgaaccacaaagtgaacaattactgctctctcctctggcagcagaacagcctaccaagggacgcctttgctcgccattggaactcaggcctgttatatgcgtatccaccgataccactcataaccaaaactctagtgaagcttcaacaggacaaggggaccatgatactcatagccccttactggcctcgacaagtatggttccccacacttctagatctctcagtcagggatccagttcgcctgggagtagctcccaatctcataactcaggaacagagtcagttgcgccatcccaaccttcaatccctgtccctgacagcatggatgttgaaagcttgatcttccaaccactcaaccttccaaccactatatctcaagtgctaatagcctcacgtaaaccttccactagaaataattattcttacaaatggaaacggtttactttgtggtgcactcagaaagcactagatcctttcacttgccccactacctcactactagattacctataccatctttcagactctggtcttaagacttcatctgtaagagtacacttgagtgcaatctcagcttatcatagcaagctgggagacacacctatatctacacagcctctcgtcagtaaattcatgagaggcctaactcacattaaacctccagttcattccccaagcatacaatgggacctgaacgtagtcttaaccaggcttatgcgttctccatttgaacccatagatacctgtgaccttaaatttctcacttggaaaacggttttccttatagccattacatcagctagaagggtcggcgaactacaagctctagtcacatacgaaccctttacaaagttcctacatgacagggtggtcctccgtactcatcctaaattccttccaaaagtagtcacggaattccacctcaatcaatctatagttttaccaacattctttccaaggcctcattctcaccagggagaaagagccttacataccttggactgtaagcgtgcattatctttctacttaaaccgcactacagtccataggaaatccagtcaactatttgtatcctataagaacataagaaaatgccatactgggtcagaccaagggtccatcaagcccagcatcctgtttccaacagtggccaatccaggccataagaacctggcaagtacccaaaaactaagtctattccatgttaccattactaatggcagtggctattctctaagtgaaattaatagcaggtaatggacttctcctccaagaacttatccaatccttttttaaacactgctatactaactgcactaaccacatcctctggcaacaaattccagagtttaattgtgtgttgagtaaaaaaacttCTCAGATTAATTTTAACAAACCTGGTaaaccagtgggtaaacatactttgtcaaattggctagcagattgcatacaattttgttatgagaaggcaggccttactcttcaagggcgagtaaaagcacatgcagtcagagcaatgtcaacttcagtagcgcaccttcgctctgtacctattctggacatttgtaaagcagcaacatggagttctcttcacacctttgcagctcactattgtttagacaaagaaggaagacaagattcagcctatggacaatctgtcttaaagaacttgtttccagtgtaatcccaactccttctacatccaacctgctgtgatctttggctgattcatttcatcaacaatacttcactgttgcttcactacaaaatgactcagcctctagcttgctaatcacccatatgtgaggactagcatcctgcttgtcctgggataaagcaaaattgcttaccttgtaataggtgttatcccaggacagcaggatgtagtcctcacgaaacccacccgccaccccgcggagttgggtccgatacgttttattattttatttttggctaacgctaattgctacaaaacaagaccgaagggagacccctgtggcagggaatatcatgacatgctggccttgctcagtaggcactctggtgccagtcaaaagtttcatagaaacttttatagAAGTTTTctgtacatagggctccattactgatgtcacccatatgtgaggactacatcctgctgtcctgggataacacctattacaaggtaagcagttTTACTTTTTCCCAGGTGACAGATGTTGTGAacccatgatttatttatttatttaacacttttctataccgaccttcatagttaaaaaccatattggatcggtttacatcaaacagggtaaAAACTGTAGCGACAAATAACGTAAGTCAACAAAagaagtggaagaggcaaagttacattcatcagggagtaagaacttggaggcttaatcagctggaaagatagGTTAGAGCAGGcagaaattataaatataataccatTGGTAAGATAGATTAAGGCATAATATGATTAGGATATTTGATAATTGTACTtgatctctctctcaccagcTATGAAGCACAGTTAGAAATCAAGGTGAGGAGGAAAGGCCTGGGGAAGTTCCTTATACAGATCCTACAGCTCATGGCAAACAGGTCAGTTTCTCGCTGCAAACCACATGGTGTCTTAGTATGGGGGATGAGGGCTAATATAACACTCATTTGGATATAATCCAGCAGTAGAAAAGTTTTTGGTACAGCTATTGAGATGAGCTATTGTGCGTTTTGTGCTGAGCTGGGCTAGGTGGTCCATTGGCTATTGGTGCAGTCCTATCAAACCACTGATTATCTTTGATTGCTCCCTTTCCAGCACACAGATGAAGAAAGTCATGCTAACAGTGTTCAAACACAACCACAGTGCCTACCAGTTCTTCCGGGAAGCACTACAGTAAGCTGCTAATATTTGCTTCTCCTTATGGTTTAGGTGCCTATGGGCTGCACTATGATCCCACTGAATCTCATTTGATCGTTCATAACGAGCACTGAAtgctttttttcctctctgtCACCAGAGAGTGCTACAGCACCTGTTCTACGTATGAAACGGGACATAGGAAAAGGAGAATATACAAAGCAATGAGTGTGATGGCTGGCTGATAAGAGGTGGATGGTATGGTACAAGGTAGATGGCTTCCTGATGAGAGCTGAGTGGGAAAAGACTAAGGACAGAGGCCATGTATGACTGCTTCCTGACAAGAGACTGATGTAGGTGGGATATTTAACAAAGATTGTGCTCTATGGGTCCTGATGATAGACAGATGTTGTAAGGCATGAGAAAAAAGGTAACTTTtagtacatacccagatcagtctagactcctggattttgcattccttccagcagattgagacagagagttttttcctgcagataagcaggctgaattagccatgctgtcttggggagTGCCCTCTAGCTGCCTGGTGCGGGAACTTCTCATGGAACATTCAAAACTTCGCCCCTGCATGTATTTTCCCGCACAGGAACGGTCGCGGGTTCTT
It encodes:
- the NAA40 gene encoding N-alpha-acetyltransferase 40 isoform X2; protein product: MDAVCAKVEAANKLGDPLEAFPVFKKYDRNGLNISIECKRVSSLDQATVDWAFELTKTNMESLYEQSEWGWKDREKRDELTDERAWYLIAWEEGPSPVAFIHFRFDVECGDEVLYCYEAQLEIKVRRKGLGKFLIQILQLMANSTQMKKVMLTVFKHNHSAYQFFREALQFEIDETSPSISGCCGDDCSYEILSRRTKYGEGQHPHSIGHCGGCCQ
- the NAA40 gene encoding N-alpha-acetyltransferase 40 isoform X1, producing the protein MAFEPLLMRSRCWRVSEREPVPAAMGRKSSKAKEKKQKRLEERAAMDAVCAKVEAANKLGDPLEAFPVFKKYDRNGLNISIECKRVSSLDQATVDWAFELTKTNMESLYEQSEWGWKDREKRDELTDERAWYLIAWEEGPSPVAFIHFRFDVECGDEVLYCYEAQLEIKVRRKGLGKFLIQILQLMANSTQMKKVMLTVFKHNHSAYQFFREALQFEIDETSPSISGCCGDDCSYEILSRRTKYGEGQHPHSIGHCGGCCQ